The following are encoded in a window of Colletotrichum lupini chromosome 3, complete sequence genomic DNA:
- a CDS encoding acyl carrier protein has protein sequence MFRTAVLRSAAAATRAIRPAVQQSAPLARRSLVAPQAAFRAAPKAISVRMYSAATGLNKQEVEGRIFALLQGFDKVNDPANIKSNAHFANDLGLDSLDTVEVVMAIEEEFSIEIPDKDADTIHSIDKAVEYIVSQPDAH, from the exons ATGTTCCGCACAGCAGTCCTCCGTTCCGCGGCCGCCGCCACGCGCGCCATCCGTCCCGCCGTCCAGCAGTCCGCTCCCCTCGCCCGGAGATCCCTCGTCGCGCCCCAAGCTGCCTTCCGCGCCGCTCCCAAGGCCATTTCCGTTCGCATGTACTCTGCCGCCACCGGCCTGAACAAGCAGGAGGTTGAGGGCCGCATCTTTGCTCTGCTCCAGGGTTTCGACAAGGTCAACGACCCGGCCAAC ATCAAGTCCAACGCCCACTTCGCCAACGACCTTGGCTTGGACAGCTTGGACACCGTCGAGGTCGTCATGGCCATTGAGGAGGAGTTTAGCATTGAGATCCCCGACAAGGATGCCGACACCATCCACTCAA TCGACAAGGCGGTCGAGTACATTGTTAGCCAGCCCGACGCCCACTAA